In Capsicum annuum cultivar UCD-10X-F1 chromosome 7, UCD10Xv1.1, whole genome shotgun sequence, one genomic interval encodes:
- the LOC107876868 gene encoding uncharacterized protein LOC107876868, with translation MTRQKVVIKLYINGNDQKSRTKAFKIAVSQPGVLSAAIQGGGFENYYLEVVGEYIDAAILTNSVRKKLGQAQLVSLGPATPQASPAATQWPQQPYSYLGVPQHQVYEVTDPNPECCSIM, from the exons ATGACGAGA CAAAAGGTAGTTATCAAACTATACATAAATGGGAATGATCAGAAATCTCGGACCAAAGCCTTCAAGATTGCTGTTTCTCAACCAG GGGTGTTATCGGCAGCTATACAGGGAGGTGGATTTGAAAATTACTATTTAGAAGTAGTGGGAGAGTATATTGACGCCGCAATTCTTACCAACTCCGTCAGAAAGAAATTGGGTCAGGCCCAATTGGTGAGCTTGGGGCCTGCAACACCCCAAGCTTCACCTGCGGCGACTCAGTGGCCGCAGCAACCCTATAGTTACCTTGGCGTACCTCAACACCAAGTTTACGAAGTTACAGACCCGAATCCAGAATGCTGCTCCATAATGTGA